The Leucothrix mucor DSM 2157 DNA window TTTGAAGGTTTGAATGATGTGCCTAAGCCAACCTTTAATAGCGCAGCGGTTTCTGAGCCTGAGAACTTTGTTGAACATTTTATTGATTCCACGGGTGTTATTTCATGGCGCTTCTTTAGTGCTAAGCATGATTATGATTTCTGCGAATGGGATTTTTCCGGCACCAACGAAGAAGAAAGCCAGTGCTTGTTTGGTATTTTAGAGGCGATGGGCAAAGAATCTTACATGGCCGTGTTTGATAATCTTGGCGCGACCGCTTGCCGCATTCTGGTGCCGGATTATTCTGAAGTGTATCCGGTTGAAGATTTGATTTGGGATAACACCAATAAAGCGCTGAACTACCGCGAAGATATTTTGAATATCCATGCGCTGAGCGAAGATGCGCTTGTGGCATTGTATGAGCGCTTGGAAGAAAGCGAGCTGGATAATTACACCGACATCAAAACGCTGATTGGCATTGAATTTGATGAAAATACGGTGTGGGGTCAGCTAACGATTCTTGAGTTGAAAATCCTGATTTGCTTAGCGGTCGGTGAGCTTGAGGAAGCTATTGAATTAGTGGGTGGCTTCTTGCAGTTTAATGATAATACGGTTGAGCGTGGCTTGTTTTATCAGGCGGTCAATGCCGTGCTTGAAGTGACACTGGACGATGAGCTGGAGCTTGATGATTTCATTGGCAACTTTAAGTGCATGTTTGGCGAAGCAACGATGGCTGATGTGGTTGGCTCAGTGAATGGTGAAATCCGCTTCCATGGCCTCACCCCAACCAGCATGAAACTGGAGGGTTTAGATCGCCATCTACGCCTGATCGACAGCTACAAAAAGCTGCATCAGGCGCGTGCTGATAAGCATCAATCCTGAGATCTGATCTCTTGTCGACGCATGGGCATTTGATCAATCTCGCCCAGTAAGTCGTCGATATTAAATGCCCGCTGGCGCAGCTTTTCACCCTGATCATAGCCGATCAAAATCACCCGAAACTCGCCAGCTGTCACTGCAAAGCGATCGTAAAATGCTTTTGCGGTGACGCGGCTTTTCTGTTTGCCTTCCAGTAGTACCGGTTTACCTGCCTCAATTGTCCATACCTGTAATTTGCGCTCGGCGAAGTCCTCAGCGTATTCCGTTTTGAATGCCCGAAAGTGTTTAAAAGCCTCGTTTTGCCTGTTTGGCGTGAATACGATTAACTGGCGCTTTTGCCACGCGAATTCGGCAAGCGCTTGGCTGGCGGTTTGCTCGGCTGCTGATAGCGTCATAGTGATCACCAGAAGAAATATGAATGATAGATAGCGCATGGTTATTGGTCTCCTAAAATGACGATATCAGAAAGTGAGGGAAGGGATAAAACAGCCTTAATATGATTGTTGAATACAGTTGAGCTTGGGGTGCTTTGGTGCTAATTTAATTCAAGTACGCCCTTTACGTAGTACTTAGGTAAATAATCATGAATGTTATAGGCATAAAAGAGCTTCAAACGAATCCCGGCAAGCTGAGTAAAATGCTACTGGGCGATAGCTATGCGCTCATCACGAGAAGAGGTGAGCCACTTGGTGTTGCTTTACCTTTTAGCGATAAGCTAATGGAAAATGGCCTTAAAACCTGGATGGCGCTTACCGCATTTAAAGAGGGAAATATCAGTTTGGGCCAACTGGCAAAGACCTTGGGTAAAAATAAGCATGAGATGCTGGCATTTTTAGGGGAGCTAAATATCCCTTTTGCTGATTATGATCTGGCTGAAGATTTACAGACTCTCGATGATCTGTTTCCGGCTTCATAATGATCATTGTTAGCGATACAACGAGCTTAATTGTTCTAGAAAAGCTCGAAGTTTTAGACCTGCTTTGCCGTTTGTTTAAGCGCGTAATAATTCCACGAGTGGTGTTGGATGAAATTGCCGTAGGTTCTCCAGGTATATTCAAAACCTTTGAAACAATGAGTTGTTTTGAAATCTTGGACGTGCCCAAAACAAGCCGGCTACAGTCATTATTAGTGATTTTGGATGATGGTGAGGCCAATGCGATTGAGCTGGCAATGATCAAGCAGTTGCCGTTGATTATTGATGAGCGAAAAGGGCGTCAGGTTGCGCAACAGCTTGGTATTAAAGTCACTGGCTTTGCGGGCTTATTAATTCAGGCTTGTCGGAGCAAAATTATAGAACGCGAAGAGGCGGTTAGCTTGCTGGATCAGGCTATGGAAAACGGGCTGAGGTTGTCTGATTCGCTGCAGTTACAGGTACGGAATAAATTATTGGACGAGTAAGCATTATCGGTTTTATGTGGGTAGGTAGTTGTAATGTGTTTGACAAGTGAAGTATTTAAGATGATACTTGCGTACTCAAACATAAAGCAAAAGAGTCAACCATGTCAGAAAACACAGAAAGCGAGCTGGTGATAAACATCATCAACCTCCAAAGCAAAATCCAAAAGCAGGTCGGCGGCGCATTGTCTGTGCACGGTATCGGCTTATCAGAATATCTCGTTCTAAATCAGCTATTCATTGCCCCCACTCAAAAGATGCGTCGCAGCGATCTTGCGGAGCGGGTGGGTTTAAGCCCATCTGGCATTACGCGACTTCTCAACCCAATGGAAAAGATTGGTCTTGTCCAAAAGGAAGAGAACCCTCGCGATGCCAGAGTTAGTTTGGTGACGATTTCAGAGACCGGAAAGCAGATTTATAAGGATGCGCAGGTCTCATTCAATCATGCTTCCGCTGCATTATTTAAGCCGCTGGATAAAAAACAGCTGAGTGGTTTTTCTGAGCTGTTAAAAGCGGTATCCTAGATTTCAGTCTTCAGATGCCCATTGCTTCCAAGGCCTGTATTTTTCAATACAACGGGCCACTGCAAGCGCTGTTGGGTCATCAAATCGCTTACCCACTATCTGTACGGATGTGGGTAAGCCTGATTGGGTAAAGCCTGAAGGAATCGCAACAACGGGGCAGGCGGCGACGTTGTTAAAAATAGCGGTCATGTCCAAGCCCTGCAGTTTGCCATCCTCATTAAAGTTGTCAAAGTCAGAGTCTTTTGCATCGGCAGACGGCGCAGGCAATGCCATTGTCGGGCAGATCAGTACATCATAGTGCTCGAACAATTTGGCCATCTTGCGCCATTGCTGGGTACGGATATGGGAGATTAGCTCTATATCGACGGCCCTTGCATTTTGCCCTTGGCGCATTAGATGCACCAGTTCCGGGTCCATCACATTCTCTTGTTTATCAAGCAAATGCCCGAAGCCTGCCGCCAAGTACACACCCCAATAATCGAACCAGCTGGTTGCGAACTCGGAAGGCCAGTCTAAGTTGACAGTTTCGACGTTAGCGCCTGTATTACTAAGGCTATTAGCGACCTGATATAGATTTTCTAGAATATCAGGATGAACATCATAGAAGCCCAAGTCAGGGCTGATCGCGACTCTTAGATTAGCCAGCTTGCCTTCTATATTTTGGATGGAGTCCAGAGGCATAGAGTGTCGTTGACTCTGGATATCCGCATCGTCCGAGCCTTCTGTGACTTGTAGAAATAGGGTGGTGTCATCCACCGTTCTGGCAAGCGGGCCAAAGTGTGAGATGTCGTCAAACACGGTGCCTAAGATATCCATCGGAATGCGACCGTGGCTTGGTTTGAGTCCAACGCAACCACACAATGCGGCGGGAATCCGAATAGACCCGCCCATATCGGTTCCCTCTGCTATCGAGACGCAACCCGTTGTCACGGCGACGGCTGAGCCACCTGAGGAGCCGCCGGAAGTCTTGGTTAGATCCCAAGGGTTACGGGTCACTCCCCATAGGCGGCTTTGGGTAAAGCTGGAATAGGCAAACTCGGGCGTGGTTGTCTTGGCTAGTATTATCCCGCCGGCATTCAGTAGCCTGTTTACAATGACGGGGTTTTGGTCGGGTATCCAGTCTTTATGAGTGACTGAGCCACGCGTTGTTCGGTGCCCTTTGGTGGGCGTGAAGTCTTTGATTCCCAATGGCAGGCCGTGAAGTGGTCCCGTTACCTTATCTCGCATAAGCTGCTTTTCTGCAATACGAGCCTGACGGCGAGCTTCCTCATCCAATACTAAGGTAAACGGGTTAAATTTTGATTGAACCGTTTCGATGCGACTGAGGCAGCTATCAATTAATTCAACGGGTGAAATTGCTTTGCTACGAATCAACTCTGCTTGAATGACGGCGGGTAAATCACAGAGTTGTTCGCTATATTTGGTATCCATTTTGTGCACCTACAATCATTTACTTTTAGGTTAAAACACTGGCTGCCTCGTTAGAGTTGAAGCAGCCAGTTAGTCTTTTGTGGGATTAGTCTTCTGCGAAAATTAACTCAGGAGCCTTTTGTGAGAAGCCTTTGGTAATCCATGCCAAATAAGCGATGCCCAAGCCAAGCCAGATACAGCCGAGAACGATTGCTTTTGAATCAAGACTGGTCAGCAGGTACAGATTAAACAGCGCACCGATGACGGGAATGATCAGGCCGGTTAACAGTCCGGTGCTAGCCATCAACTGGCTCTTTTTCAGAAACAAGCTGACAACGGATAGGTTCACAAAGGTGAATGCGAGGAAAGCGCCAAAGTTGATGAATGATGCAGAGGTTGCGACATCAAGGTAGAGCGCAACCATTCCCACTAAACCGGCGAGTGCCAAGTTATAGACTGGCGTATTGAACTTAGGGCTAACATAGCCAAATAAGCCGGTTGGTAAAACGCCATCACGACCCATTGCAAACAACAGGCGTCCAACACTGGTTTGAGCAGCAAGGCCGGATGCAAATTGTGCAACGACTAAGCCGAGAAGGAAGATACCGCTAAACACGTCACCACCAATTTTTGTGGCAATTTGGAAGGCAGCTGCATCGACATTGGTGAAGGTTCCACCCGGATGCACCAGCTGCGCAAAGTAAGCTGCGATAACAAATACCGCTCCGCCGATTAGTGCGATGAGGAAAATAGCCTTTGGCATATTGCGCTTAGGGTCGATGGTTTCCTCGGTTAAGGTGGTTACGGCGTCAAACCCTAAGAAAGAGTAGGCCGCGATTGCAGCACCGGCGAAGGCGAATGAGAAAGGGATGTCTGCATTAAAGAAGGGTTCGACAGAGAGTAAGCCGCCAGGCCCTTGTGCGCCAACAATGTAATGAATGCAAAGCGCAATAAAGATAACCACCATAATTGACTGAATCAGCATCATGATGAAGTTAATTTTGCTGGCAAATTGTATGCCTATAATGTTGATTGCCGTGGTTATAACGATGAAGCCAATCAGCCAGACTTGAGTGGGAATAGTCGGAAATGCTTCATTTAAGTAAGCGGCACCAATTAGCCAAATCACCATGGGTAGAAAAAAGTAATCAAGCAAAACGGCCCAACCGACCAAGAAGCCAGTGTTGGAACCAATGCACTTACGGGCATAAGTATAAGCCGAACCTGCGACTGGGAATATATAAGCCATTTTCCCATAGCTGACGGCGGTTAGTAGCACAGCGCACAATGCCAAAATATAGGAGGTTGGGACCATTCCCTGACTGGCTTCAGCTAAAATACCAAATGTTCCGTAAACGATCATTGGTGTCATATAAGCGAGACCAAATAGAACAACGGCCCATAGCCCCAGTGATCGTGAAAGTGTTCCTTTATCGACTGTATCATCTGTCATTGTCTGCATCCTCATCAGCTGTAGTTGTGTGAGCCACTTCTAGCGGTGGTGACTCACAGTGAAAGTACCCCATAACTTGCCCTTATATTTTTAGCATAAGGCTTTTTGTGAGGTATATAACCCTCGCGTGGTACAGCTGACAGTGTGTTTTTGTTCTGTGGTGGCTAAGGATTAAGCGGCAATCAGTGGCGTTAATAATGCGAACAACTCAGCTTGAGAGGAAACATTGCATCGTGCATACAGCTGTTTGCGAAAAACGCGGACAGTTTGCCAGCTGATCCCCATTTCTTTGGCGATGGATTTTGAAGAGTGTCCGCGCAGTAGCAACACCGCGACCTGTGCTTGTCGAGGCGTGATCGAGACTGCATGGCACTTCTTGAGTTTTACAACCAGCATATTGTCGAGGTTTGGAAATTCTTCCTCGAAATTTAGCCTTAAAAGGTCGAAATGAAGCTCTAGCAGTGAACAGATACACTGAGCCAGTTCGTTTGCTTTTTTCAAAGCGCCTTTGCCAAACAGGCTTGATGAGGTCTCATCCCGACCTACGCAAACATTGATCGTCCAGCCATTTTTGACATAAGCGATAAAGGCGATTTCATCTACTATCGACGTCTTTTTGTAGTATTCATTGAAGTAGCTGGTGGTGTTGAACTTATCGGGAGCGATATCACGTAAGCGATAGGCTCCGGGTGATACTTTGTTTAGATGAGCGCTGTAAAACGGGTCGAGTACGTATAAAGAAGGAACATATTGGCTCTCTAGGTCAGCATGCACTTTATTTGAACGGCTCGTTCGATTGAGCACTAAAGGGCGGCTTTCACCGTGGTATCCAATAACTAAAAAATTATCAAAGTCGAAAGCTTCTTCCAGTACGGAATAGAGAGCTTGATAGAATGCATCGGTTCCAATTGCCCGTATTGTATTGCCTACCATGTCGTAAGTATTCGTCATTTCAAGTCCCCAATGTTTAAACTGGTATACCCCATTGGGGTTATCTAACTCAACTAAGTGAGTATTTTAAGCGTTATATTTTTGCGTGATCGGCCAATTATGGGCATATTTAAGGGTGAGATTGTTATTTCAGTATTGCCAGCAAATAACTATATCGAACATTCTCACGTTGGGAAGGTCAACATATAATAATTACAGAATTCGAGGAAGTCATGCGTAAAAAAGCAATACTAATCGGGCTGAGTGCATTACTCATTAGCACCTTTGCACAGGCCATTCCACCACCTGATGCGGTGATTTCCATCTGGCAATCCTTATTGCAGTTTTTAGGCGTGGCTTCTGTGTTTATCGGTGGCGCGATATTTAGCATGCGGCAGTTTTTTGGTCATTACATCGTGGGTTGGAAACGGACCGCTTTTTATAGTGCTCTGGCAATTGTCTTTGTAGGCCTTGTCTGGCTTATGCTCGCGCCTCAGGTGGCCAAAGCAAATACTGCAAACACCTTAGTTCGCGGCGAGCTAATCCCAATCAGCACACTCATCAAACGTGAAGAGAACGACTGGATTCGCGAGTGGTTGCTGAAAACTGAACTTGAAATGCAGAAGGAGTTAAACCTTGCCCGTCAAAGCCGAGGGCTGGAGACGCTGAAATTTGGAACAGTGCAGTCATTTTCTCCCAAAGCGCTGAATGACTTAATTAATACGCAAAACAAGCATATCTATGTGCTGGATATTCGTGAGGAATATGAGCGCTCGCGGTTTGGTATTCAGTCGCATGGCGTGGCTCGCTATGGTGATTTGATTAGTAATCTGCTGCCAAAAGATATTCCGGAGGATGCGGTGATTATTGTGCTGTGTCATTCGGG harbors:
- a CDS encoding DUF4174 domain-containing protein yields the protein MTLSAAEQTASQALAEFAWQKRQLIVFTPNRQNEAFKHFRAFKTEYAEDFAERKLQVWTIEAGKPVLLEGKQKSRVTAKAFYDRFAVTAGEFRVILIGYDQGEKLRQRAFNIDDLLGEIDQMPMRRQEIRSQD
- a CDS encoding UPF0175 family protein, with amino-acid sequence MNVIGIKELQTNPGKLSKMLLGDSYALITRRGEPLGVALPFSDKLMENGLKTWMALTAFKEGNISLGQLAKTLGKNKHEMLAFLGELNIPFADYDLAEDLQTLDDLFPAS
- a CDS encoding MarR family winged helix-turn-helix transcriptional regulator, with the translated sequence MSENTESELVINIINLQSKIQKQVGGALSVHGIGLSEYLVLNQLFIAPTQKMRRSDLAERVGLSPSGITRLLNPMEKIGLVQKEENPRDARVSLVTISETGKQIYKDAQVSFNHASAALFKPLDKKQLSGFSELLKAVS
- a CDS encoding amidase; amino-acid sequence: MDTKYSEQLCDLPAVIQAELIRSKAISPVELIDSCLSRIETVQSKFNPFTLVLDEEARRQARIAEKQLMRDKVTGPLHGLPLGIKDFTPTKGHRTTRGSVTHKDWIPDQNPVIVNRLLNAGGIILAKTTTPEFAYSSFTQSRLWGVTRNPWDLTKTSGGSSGGSAVAVTTGCVSIAEGTDMGGSIRIPAALCGCVGLKPSHGRIPMDILGTVFDDISHFGPLARTVDDTTLFLQVTEGSDDADIQSQRHSMPLDSIQNIEGKLANLRVAISPDLGFYDVHPDILENLYQVANSLSNTGANVETVNLDWPSEFATSWFDYWGVYLAAGFGHLLDKQENVMDPELVHLMRQGQNARAVDIELISHIRTQQWRKMAKLFEHYDVLICPTMALPAPSADAKDSDFDNFNEDGKLQGLDMTAIFNNVAACPVVAIPSGFTQSGLPTSVQIVGKRFDDPTALAVARCIEKYRPWKQWASED
- a CDS encoding APC family permease yields the protein MTDDTVDKGTLSRSLGLWAVVLFGLAYMTPMIVYGTFGILAEASQGMVPTSYILALCAVLLTAVSYGKMAYIFPVAGSAYTYARKCIGSNTGFLVGWAVLLDYFFLPMVIWLIGAAYLNEAFPTIPTQVWLIGFIVITTAINIIGIQFASKINFIMMLIQSIMVVIFIALCIHYIVGAQGPGGLLSVEPFFNADIPFSFAFAGAAIAAYSFLGFDAVTTLTEETIDPKRNMPKAIFLIALIGGAVFVIAAYFAQLVHPGGTFTNVDAAAFQIATKIGGDVFSGIFLLGLVVAQFASGLAAQTSVGRLLFAMGRDGVLPTGLFGYVSPKFNTPVYNLALAGLVGMVALYLDVATSASFINFGAFLAFTFVNLSVVSLFLKKSQLMASTGLLTGLIIPVIGALFNLYLLTSLDSKAIVLGCIWLGLGIAYLAWITKGFSQKAPELIFAED
- a CDS encoding helix-turn-helix transcriptional regulator, giving the protein MTNTYDMVGNTIRAIGTDAFYQALYSVLEEAFDFDNFLVIGYHGESRPLVLNRTSRSNKVHADLESQYVPSLYVLDPFYSAHLNKVSPGAYRLRDIAPDKFNTTSYFNEYYKKTSIVDEIAFIAYVKNGWTINVCVGRDETSSSLFGKGALKKANELAQCICSLLELHFDLLRLNFEEEFPNLDNMLVVKLKKCHAVSITPRQAQVAVLLLRGHSSKSIAKEMGISWQTVRVFRKQLYARCNVSSQAELFALLTPLIAA
- a CDS encoding rhodanese-like domain-containing protein, with the translated sequence MRKKAILIGLSALLISTFAQAIPPPDAVISIWQSLLQFLGVASVFIGGAIFSMRQFFGHYIVGWKRTAFYSALAIVFVGLVWLMLAPQVAKANTANTLVRGELIPISTLIKREENDWIREWLLKTELEMQKELNLARQSRGLETLKFGTVQSFSPKALNDLINTQNKHIYVLDIREEYERSRFGIQSHGVARYGDLISNLLPKDIPEDAVIIVLCHSGLRGYLGASLIQNMGIKQVAFLQGGLSAWSKQGFAVRGNPEYKAKSRWLLSKQEARKAMGMKVQVDAEGSQAIKGIPNVTQLPYETAASSYLKPVMAASKQQPVLLACNTYGGCFHSTNLAWLIEHNGGKVLGVYDESGKHMSQFFD